Sequence from the Primulina huaijiensis isolate GDHJ02 chromosome 16, ASM1229523v2, whole genome shotgun sequence genome:
AAGCAGGAAAGCATCAGGTAAATGTTCGATAACACTCTCAATCTTTCTCCACTCATCCCCAATCCTATTTACAGATATTAGTTTCCAATGCCAAAAGTATTCATACCTATCGAAGAATCGTGATCCAAGTAAATATGACAATTATACTGTTTTAGAAAGCATGAAAACAGCAGAATATCATGAAAACCATTTATGCTTGAAAGTTTTCTAGCCAGCGCATAATACAAAGATAGAATGATGATAGATTTAGGGAACAAAAAAGCCTTCCTACATACATGTGCGCCCTCTGAAGAAATAGCCCGGAGAATGCAAATAAATATAgtagcaaaaataaaattaaggcCATCGTGGCATCAAAACCACACTTAAATTTGACATGTGTACCCTACAATGAGTCCATGCACGGGCCAAGCCTCCCCATCCACAAAACCAAATCATCTCCACGTGCATGACCTTATCCATTCCCAGCAAGTTCCATCATGTTTTACCCCCCCCATTGATACTTATATTCCTCTTGAGCTTGTATGACCTAGATTTTCCAAATCAATAATTTCTTCCTTTCTACTACTTCCATTATTCACATAAAAATCGTGATTCCTTGCTTTATACATTTACAGCTGAAAGAAAGGGAAAAGAACCAAAACCCTGGTTCTACAGAGTATAATTTTGAAGGTGAAATGGCAATTTCCTAGATAAATCTCGAtttctttttataattttcaagttCTATTCTGTGTAACATCTGAAAACTGATTACCGCTTCAGAGATGCATGGAATCATTGCTGTGGTTAAGGTAGCATGTATACTCTCCGAGAAATAATGCACCAACAAACTAGGTAATTAGAATTAAAGATTAGGATACAACAAGATGCCAAGACCTGATGCTGCAATGGATCGGTGCTCACACCAAACTCCTTGGCACAATCTTTTAAAACAAAGAACATATCTTTGACATCTTTTGGACCTGCAGCAAGTAAATGTGGTCGTTAATTTAGGAACTTCCTCGTTTAAAGAGAAGTCCTGCAGTGATGTTACAAACCCAAAACCTGGATCAGGCTTAAATAGTAGCTAGCACACGTCAGCAATGCATTTTTTAAGGAGAAACTAAACGTTCAAACAAGAGCAGATCAAAACACATAATAAAAAGTCATAACAGAGCATACATCATTACAGGAGCcaatgataaataattatcCGGTCACTTGAGTCTTGATCTAGAATCATCATATAAGGGTAAGGTAAACTTTAGTGGTACGTAGACTTCAAGATTCCAATCTAAAACAGGTCATACATCATAGTCAGAAACAGAAGTATTATTTATCTGTAGCATTGAACTCAGTATCATACTTTATTCATTAGATCTAAACATAATATCACTCCACATTTTAAGTTTGGTAGATTTCCCTTATCTTAATCTTACTTGCACGCTCAACCAAAATGGAAAGGACAAGGCAATGGCCAAGGATGATCCTTTCCCTGGAAATCACAGCTTTCCTTTCCACTAAAGCACCCCTTGAGTCAAGAATGTAGCGTTCAGAACTAGGCCCGCCAAATCCTGTTGGTTCTTCTCTATGAAGTTCCTGTAGATGTAAGTACAGGAACATGACAACATAAAGAATACAAAATCACTGACAACATAAAGAATACAAAACTAATGGCAACATAAGAATACAAAAtcgataaaaagtaaaataataGAACTACAAGAATGAAAAGGGAAAAAACAGATCTTCCAAACACAGATGACTAGGGCTTTGAATCCCAATACATTGCCCAGTTGAGAGCAAACATGTCAGTAGCACAACCTTCTTCAAAAATGTCTAAACTCTAAAGGATAAGTAAACACGAAAGTTTGATGTCATCAGAAGGGCTATCCCAGCAACTTTTAAAGGACTATTCAAACAGTTCCCCAGGAGTAAATTAGGGTAACAGTTGAACATATGCCATCTTCAACAAGGCAACTGTTTCTTTCAAAGTATCACATATAGCAACTTATTTCCCAGAAACTGCCGAAATTCAAGGGTTAAACAATGAACGAACACATAAACATGTGAACACAAAGGCAAATATAAATTAAGCAGATGCTCATATAACGAACTACTTCATTTGCTAAAACACCACCTCTTTCGGCTATCCTTACATTATAATTTCTGAGCACCAAGTATTCATAAGATGCTTACAGTAATGAATAGATTAGATGTCATCTTAACTAAACAATGTTGACTTGTTTCGGCGAAACAATCTCCAGGAACTATTAAGATGATTTACATTAGCTAAATGGGACATCATATTGTATTTACATTTACAAACTAAAGTAGTTTgacaactcatgaaaaaataaattgagaCTCCTAACTAATATCTAAAGAGCTTATATGATTCTGACATCTTATTCTTTAGAGCTTCTAAGCTCTTATCCTAATATTTCACATCATATTACATAGCATCACTCGCATAAGCtctcaaacaaaaaataaataaataccaaAAGATAAGCTTAGCCAAACACCTTCAAAATAAACCGAATATGATATGAAAACCTTAGTAAGATTAATCAATCGCTGTCTAAGTCCAGAATGTAAAAGATCTTCCAAATTTCTTTGAATATCCGCAATAAGATCAGCTTCAAGACCTTGGTCGAGCACAACAGCCTGAAAAAAATCCATCAAAAATTAAGTTTATtgagaataaaaaattaattttttccaaCCATGCAACTAAGACTCGAAAATAAAATACCCTCAGCATCATGAAAATTGATGTTAGTAGGTCTCTTCTCTCTGTATACCAAAGTCCAGCAGCAAGGCGAAAAATTTCTACTGGCTCTCGACCAAGCAAACCCCACTGAAAGAAGAAATATATGTGAGTTTTCACGCAACAGCAAGCAAATAAACATGCCACTTAAATATCAAATTAGTAAGTTAAAGAAAAGTACAATATGAAGGCCTTCATTGGCCTAAGTAGAAAAGACTTGTTCTATACTTCAGTCTTCATTAATAATGTTAgtatatacatgaaaaatacaTCTACCCAGTACCACACGGATTACCTCTTGGTTGGCCGAAATGAGCAAACGCACGCAGTTGATTTCATTGAGATGGAGATCCTCGCTCAATTTCAAAGCCTGTGGCTCAAACatgttaatatatttaaattaaaaagcaAAGAAGTTGTGAGAAGCCCACCCTAATAATAGCAAGGAAGAACAATGCCCCGGCAATTTCTCTAGTTAAGCATgaatgaaaaaaatcaaaactgaCATAGAGATGCATATAACCTTCAAATTAGTGCAAAATGTCCAGCTAAGGATGGAAACAAAGTTTTAACACCTCAAAGGTATAAAGACAAGTAAGCATATAGCCAAATAAAAGGTAATGCAGTTATTTAGACATGCTAGCATACTCGTCGTATAATTGAAGAGGTACAAGTGCCAGTGATTCGGGGTAGCACACCGATGTAAATGTTTAACTCACAGGGAAAACCAGAGGGGCTTACGAAGGAGAAGAATCATTGATACCCATTTTCTAATGAGGCAAAGATTGTTGTGCTCAAAACAGGTATCATGAATCGCGCTAGAGTTTCCATGATTTCCACTATGATTTCCCCGAGTCACAAGATTGGCATAAAGATAACTGAATATTATAACCAAAAAACTTGATTGTTATGGTTCCGAGTTATGGATCATGTTATGTGGTAATTTATGGGCTGAtcataattcattttttttaattttgaggcTCGTTAAAGTAAACCTCTTATTATCTTGGTTTTAAGGCTCGCTGGGAGAAAAATCTAAGATCTCGTAACACAAAATTGTGAATAATTTCCTGATATTCTTTATTCAATCCCTCAATATATAAGAGAGtacaatgatttaaaataaagataatcatttcctaaactaaaataaaaggatcACCGTATCCTAAAATGATACCATATACTAACTTACAATCCTTTGGGAATTATCTCATTTATTAAAACCAAACTAGAATAAGagatcattaaattaaatatttcaatttgcTTAAAATCCTACTTTATTTGAATTTCCTCAGGAAAAATGTTCTTGGTTTTGGCCGAGGAACCCATAATATTGACATACAGCAGGGGATGAGAATAACAAACTTCCAAGAACAACACACTCCATTGATAAAAAAATCCTAATAATATGTTACACCTGATACCAAACGGGTAATGTATGACAGTGTAAGAATTTTAGTTCAACAAGCAGTGTCAATATGGAAAGTGCAATAGAGATGGATACTTACTATCTGTACATCCTGATCGTCAAGTGGGATTGACCCAACATCTGGCAATCTCACTTCTTTGGACTGGACTTCAGCTCTGTCTGATGGTTTGGGAGGCTAAATATTTTgaggaaaagaaaaattaaaatttactggAAAACATTAGAAAATGTGTAAACGTAAAAACATCAATGTAAGAATAAATTTATCAAGATTACTAGAAaagaaaacatattttaaaagaataaaGAGACGTCTGAACAAGTTTAATTCTGCATTAACAACATTATTTATGTGAAGGTACACAGTGATATATCGTGCATTTTACTTGATTAAAAACATGTAAACAAGGAAGCCTACTATATTTGGTTTTAAATGTTAACGTGTTATATCGTCACCATACACAACAAAATAACTCAGACCCCATAGAACCCCAAACAAAATCGAAAATTTAATTTCAGAACATGTAAGTCAGCAACCGACCATTCATCGCACCTTCGCTCTCCCTACACACTCAAGCCTCATAAAGCAAGGGATAACAGAAAAAGGTTGAAATTCTATCAAAACATGTTTCTTTAACAATTCCCAACTCTCCCTGGGGtgggaattttattttatttagaaaaaaaaaaagaagttgtCGAAGATGAGCGCATAAACATAACAAGccaaactttgaaaaattaCCGGGTATGCGAGGAGAGATTTGAGGGAAGGAAGAGAGTGACGAATAGCGTGGAGGAGTTCGATTCGCTGTGCTGCAGTTCGTGGAGTCTGCCCCAGTAGTGAAGATTCGATTATCGATATAAGTTGTTTGGGTGAAACCATTCTTCTTTCTTGATAAACAAACTACAGAGATTGAATTGAGCAGACGAATGCCGCTGAAAATGGGAGAACCCTGCAAAGGCGAGGGCGGGAAAGCCCGAGGGTTTTAGAGGTGGGCGTTGATGGAGGACGCcactcaaaattttaatttaactaATATTTCAGCCAGaaagtattattttatataattaataattaaaattaataattattaagatttgaataagtatttaaaattattaatatatgtgATGTTGATAAATGTGATTGTAGCAGATTATTCAAATACCCTCTCATTCCCACTGATTACAAACTTAGATGATCGAAGCCAATTGGATTACAAACACCTCACTACTCGTTGAGAAATGCAGAACTCTAAGCCAACTCAAACAGATTCACGCCAACCTCCTCAAGTTCAACCTCTCCCAAATCCCGGCTGCCATTGCACCGCTTGTCTCATTCACTGTGGCCTCCTGCAACCCTGTTTTCTTTTCTCATGCACGTGCGGTGTTTCAAAATCTCCGCCACCGTTCCACTTTCTTATACAACACGATGATTAGAGGATATGTTCAATCTAATTTGCCCATGTTCGCTATTTTATGTTATAAAGACATGCTAAGGGATGGGCTTATAAAAAACAACTACACTTTCACACCTTTGATGAAGGCATGTTCTATGATTTTAGGTGACGATAGATGCATGGGACTTTTGACGCATGCCCATGTCCTCAAGTTAGGATTTTGCTGTGACTTGTTTGTTGTTAGCGCATTGATCGAATTCTATGCGCTGAAACGTGATATGGGAAGAGCACATATGTTGTTTGATGAAATGCCTGTAAAAGATGTGGTATTGTGGACTGCAATGATTGATGGATATGGGAAAATGGGGAACGTGGAAAAAGCAAGGGAGTATTTCGATGAAATGCCGGAAAGGAATGTGGTATCCTGGAGTGCGTTAATGGCAGCATATTCGAGGGTTAGTGATTTTAAGGAAGTGATTTCTTTGTATAGAAACATGGAAGACATGGGTTTGAAGCCCAATCAGTCGATTATTGTGAGTGCTCTCACTGCTTGTGCTCATCTTGGTGCATTGGCACAAGGCTTATGGATACACTCTTATGCTAAGCGCTGCAAATACTCTTTGAATCCAATCATAGCCACAGCGCTGGTTGACATGTACTCAAAATGTGGTGCTTTGGAGTTGGCTTTCACGGTTTTTAATGATATTCGTAACAAGGATAGTGGAGTTTGGAATGCTATTATATCATGTGCGGCAATGAATGGAGATGGAATGAAATCTCTTGAATTGTTTGATAGCATGATCACATATGGGGCTCAGCCAAATGAGGCCACTTTTGTTGTTGTTCTTACAGCTTGTAGTCACGCGAAATTGGTCAAAAAAGGCTTGTCTTTGTTCAAAAAGATGGATAGCGTCTATAAAATTAAGCCCAGAATCGAGCATTATGCTTGTATGGTCGATCTTTTGGCGAGGTCTGGTAAGTTAGAGGAAGCCGAGATATATGTTGATGAGATAATGTGTGGTATCGGTGAAAGGGATGCTAATATATGGGGAGCTCTGCTAGGGGCGTGTCGGAATTATGGGAACATTGAAATTGGTGATAGAGTATGGAAAAAGATAACTGATGGAGGAGAGATTGACTATGGGATTCGTGTTCTTGCCTATAATATGTACAAGGAAGCTGGTTGGGAGGCCGAAGCAAAGAGCATTAGGAAGTTGATCGATGAGAGACCAGCAAATAAAAAATCTGGCTGCAGTTTGATTGAAGTTAATGGAATGGTCGAAGAGTTCCATGCTGGTGATCTGTCACATCCACAGGCTGAAGAGATATGTAAGATGCTTGATTCTTTTATGACATGATTTATCACATTGGGAAATTGTATGTGTACGTTTTTAAAATAGAGTGAATAATGATAGGAAAGAGGTTTAGATTTTTTacttgagaaaaatattatcttaCATAACTATCATATCTATTTTAtcccaattttattttaaaatttgatgtaTGTACAGAAACATCGTAGtagaaaataatcaaatatgaCAAATTTGCAACCATGAATGCACTCAAAAACTGATTTCATTACGTATAATTTTATACATTAATTAATACGTGGATCAGGTGGATTAATTTCCTTGTTCAAAACCCAAAAAAACATCTCCTACGTACGGTCAACACTTAGTCATCACCACTATGCGCTATCTCAATCTGCATAGCGGGTTTAGCTTTCTGTGGTTTATACCACGCAGCACATATTAGATATATCCCAAGATTTATAAACCCCAAAACAGCTAGAAGCCCATAGAGACGCCTCATTTATATCATCTGCAAGCCATCCTTGGCCACCATTGGCTCCTGTCACAAAGAAACTGCTTACAAAAAAACCAAGCGAAAGAGTTGTCAAGAAGAGACCAGTGCTCGTTGTTTTCATTCCTTTGGGAGATTGTGTGATGAAGAAATCCAGCTGCCCTGTATCTATGAACGCCTCCACAGATCCCACTAGAAAAAACTGTGGAATCAGAAGGAATACACTTATAGGAAGATCCGAGGAATGTCGGTCCGAGACAGCCTTTACAACTGATAGCCTCTTCATCTCTGTAACAGCTGCAGCCATCATTCTTATTGTGGAGAGAACTAGTCCTATAGTGATTTTCTGTAGGCTGGAGAAACCTGCAACCGAGGTGAAAACTTGTATCATTGTTTGAATGCTCTTCAGTGTGAAAAAGAAGAGCAAGCaaaggataaaaatttaatataccCTGCAATACAATGTCGAGGCAGATATAATTTCTTGGTAGGGATTAGATTTTGAACTACTGCAACTTCTCTTTCAGAATTTCATTTATCTGAAAACGTCTTTAAAaagttttgtttaataaaaatactttttCAAACTCGTTTGTTTTTGTATTCAAGCTGGCTGGCCCCTCCCCTAGTCGAGGATAACTTAATTAATGTGTATCGTAAAGAACAAAAAAAGGAACACATTCTTAGGAGATCTAATTATGTAGCAAGATTTGCCTGCTCATGAATGTGCAATCATTCACAAAAAAAACACTGACCAAaactcaaccaaa
This genomic interval carries:
- the LOC140961199 gene encoding pentatricopeptide repeat-containing protein At5g66520-like, translated to MIEANWITNTSLLVEKCRTLSQLKQIHANLLKFNLSQIPAAIAPLVSFTVASCNPVFFSHARAVFQNLRHRSTFLYNTMIRGYVQSNLPMFAILCYKDMLRDGLIKNNYTFTPLMKACSMILGDDRCMGLLTHAHVLKLGFCCDLFVVSALIEFYALKRDMGRAHMLFDEMPVKDVVLWTAMIDGYGKMGNVEKAREYFDEMPERNVVSWSALMAAYSRVSDFKEVISLYRNMEDMGLKPNQSIIVSALTACAHLGALAQGLWIHSYAKRCKYSLNPIIATALVDMYSKCGALELAFTVFNDIRNKDSGVWNAIISCAAMNGDGMKSLELFDSMITYGAQPNEATFVVVLTACSHAKLVKKGLSLFKKMDSVYKIKPRIEHYACMVDLLARSGKLEEAEIYVDEIMCGIGERDANIWGALLGACRNYGNIEIGDRVWKKITDGGEIDYGIRVLAYNMYKEAGWEAEAKSIRKLIDERPANKKSGCSLIEVNGMVEEFHAGDLSHPQAEEICGLISLFKTQKNISYVRSTLSHHHYALSQSA